A single genomic interval of Neisseria leonii harbors:
- a CDS encoding uracil-xanthine permease family protein, producing the protein MQQIKLAVAGAQILFVAFGAMVLVPLLTGLNPAMALLGAGIGTLLFQLFTGRKVPVFLGSSFAFIAPIIYSMAEWGMGATMFGLFAAGFMYFLFAALIKWRGLAAVHRLLPAVVIGPVIMVIGLSVAAVASQMAMGQAGGDQVVDYTQSLILSGFTFVVTVLVAVFGSKMMKLIPILVGVAAGYLLAWAMGLVDTSAIAAAPWFAVPQFHAPEVNWQAALFMLPVAIAPAIEHIGGIMAIGKVTGRDYAADPGLHKTLAGDGMGVCVAGLIGGPPVTTYGEVTGAVMLTKNSNPVIMTWAALFAVAMAFFGKFNAFLASIPLPVMGGVMILLFGTIASLGLKTLIDAQVDLMKPKNLVIVSSVLTTGVGGMVFKFGSLSFAGVGLCALLAMVLNLVLPDREADEAVKPSS; encoded by the coding sequence ATGCAGCAGATAAAATTGGCTGTGGCGGGTGCGCAAATCCTGTTTGTGGCCTTTGGCGCAATGGTACTGGTGCCGCTTTTGACCGGTTTGAATCCGGCTATGGCTTTATTGGGTGCGGGCATCGGTACTTTGCTGTTCCAACTGTTTACCGGGCGAAAAGTGCCGGTGTTTCTCGGTTCGTCATTTGCCTTTATCGCGCCGATTATCTATTCGATGGCCGAATGGGGTATGGGGGCGACCATGTTCGGCCTGTTTGCGGCAGGTTTTATGTATTTTCTGTTTGCCGCGCTGATTAAATGGCGCGGTTTGGCGGCGGTGCACCGTCTGCTGCCTGCGGTGGTTATCGGGCCGGTGATTATGGTTATCGGTTTGTCGGTGGCGGCGGTGGCCAGCCAGATGGCGATGGGGCAGGCCGGCGGCGATCAGGTGGTGGATTACACGCAGTCGCTGATTTTGTCGGGTTTTACGTTTGTGGTTACGGTGCTGGTGGCGGTGTTCGGCAGCAAGATGATGAAGCTGATTCCGATTCTGGTCGGCGTGGCGGCGGGTTATCTGCTGGCATGGGCGATGGGTTTGGTGGATACTTCGGCGATTGCTGCCGCGCCGTGGTTTGCCGTGCCGCAGTTTCATGCGCCGGAAGTCAATTGGCAGGCTGCGCTGTTTATGCTGCCGGTGGCGATTGCTCCGGCTATCGAGCATATCGGCGGCATTATGGCCATCGGCAAGGTAACGGGCAGGGATTACGCTGCCGATCCCGGGCTGCATAAAACGCTGGCGGGCGACGGTATGGGCGTGTGTGTGGCCGGCTTGATCGGCGGGCCGCCGGTAACGACATACGGCGAGGTAACCGGCGCGGTGATGCTGACGAAAAACAGCAATCCGGTCATTATGACTTGGGCGGCACTGTTTGCCGTTGCCATGGCGTTTTTCGGCAAATTCAATGCCTTTCTGGCTTCGATTCCGCTGCCGGTGATGGGCGGGGTGATGATTCTGCTGTTCGGTACAATTGCTTCTTTGGGTTTGAAAACACTGATTGATGCGCAGGTGGATTTGATGAAACCGAAGAATCTGGTGATTGTCAGCTCGGTGCTGACGACCGGTGTCGGCGGTATGGTGTTCAAATTCGGCAGTCTGAGTTTTGCCGGTGTCGGTTTGTGCGCGCTGCTGGCCATGGTGCTGAATCTGGTTCTGCCCGATCGGGAGGCTGACGAAGCAGTTAAGCCTAGCAGTTGA
- a CDS encoding DUF962 domain-containing protein — MNAAVRALSSYAAYHRDKRNILTHFIGIPLIWLAIAALISRPLWQPEWLPLGISPMLIAGILLCRYYFSLHRDLGWVMLAVMVLTYLFSANLAAQSTGTWLGVSLGMFAVGWVIQFIGHYYEQRKPAFFDDIRGLIIGPVFVAAEACFLLGRLKTLQQAVEREVGPTVIKPRP, encoded by the coding sequence ATGAATGCCGCCGTCCGCGCCCTCAGCAGCTACGCCGCCTACCACCGCGACAAGCGCAATATTCTCACCCACTTTATCGGTATTCCCCTCATCTGGCTGGCCATCGCCGCGCTGATCTCGCGTCCGCTGTGGCAGCCCGAATGGCTGCCGCTGGGTATTTCGCCCATGCTGATAGCCGGCATACTGCTGTGCCGCTATTACTTTTCGCTTCACCGCGATTTGGGCTGGGTCATGCTGGCAGTAATGGTACTGACCTATCTCTTTTCCGCCAATCTGGCGGCACAAAGCACAGGCACCTGGCTGGGCGTATCGCTGGGCATGTTTGCCGTCGGCTGGGTGATCCAGTTTATCGGCCATTACTACGAGCAGCGCAAACCCGCATTTTTCGACGACATCCGCGGCCTGATTATCGGCCCCGTTTTCGTGGCCGCCGAAGCCTGCTTCCTGCTGGGCCGTCTGAAAACGCTGCAACAGGCGGTTGAACGCGAAGTCGGCCCCACCGTCATCAAACCGCGTCCGTAA
- a CDS encoding M14-type cytosolic carboxypeptidase, protein MLKISSQFDGGAIVVKDLTDPANIRLNIRNDNASHFLQWFYFRLQGAAYTPCVMHFENAGEAAFREGWPYYQACASYDRQNWFRVPTRYENGILTVEHTPLANSIYYAYFEPYSEEQHLNLLGEAQGSGLCQIDDLGSTLQGRDINLLTIGNQADSDLKIWVIARQHPGETMAEWFAEGLLSRLLDPQDPTARALLDRATFYIVPNMNPDGSALGNQRTNAAGANLNREWLHPTPERSPEVYHVREKMRETGVDLFLDIHGDEDIPYVFVAGTEGIPGFNPRIDALQTRFKTALQTASPDFQDEYGYPKDAPGQADMSLATHWVGQEFDCLAYTLEMPFIDNHNLPDDDFGWNGQRSLRLGEAMLSAIWAVLPDLR, encoded by the coding sequence ATGCTCAAAATCAGCAGCCAATTCGACGGCGGCGCCATCGTCGTCAAAGATTTGACCGACCCGGCCAATATCCGCCTGAATATCCGCAACGACAACGCCTCACACTTTCTCCAATGGTTTTACTTCCGTCTGCAAGGCGCGGCCTACACACCGTGCGTGATGCACTTTGAAAATGCAGGCGAAGCTGCTTTCCGCGAAGGCTGGCCATACTATCAGGCCTGCGCCTCGTACGACCGCCAAAACTGGTTCCGCGTGCCCACCCGCTACGAAAACGGCATACTGACCGTCGAACATACCCCGCTGGCCAACAGCATCTACTACGCCTATTTCGAGCCCTATTCCGAAGAACAGCATCTGAACCTATTAGGCGAAGCCCAAGGCAGCGGCCTGTGCCAGATTGATGACTTGGGCAGCACCCTGCAAGGGCGCGACATCAATTTATTAACCATCGGCAATCAGGCAGACAGCGATCTGAAAATCTGGGTAATTGCCCGCCAGCACCCCGGTGAAACCATGGCCGAATGGTTTGCCGAAGGCCTGCTCTCTCGCCTGCTCGACCCGCAGGACCCCACCGCCCGCGCCCTGCTCGACCGCGCCACTTTCTACATTGTCCCCAATATGAACCCCGACGGCTCCGCACTGGGCAACCAGCGCACCAACGCCGCCGGTGCCAACCTCAACCGCGAATGGCTCCATCCGACTCCGGAACGCTCGCCGGAGGTGTACCATGTGCGCGAAAAAATGCGCGAAACCGGCGTGGACCTGTTTCTCGACATTCACGGCGACGAAGACATTCCGTACGTTTTCGTGGCCGGCACCGAAGGCATACCCGGCTTCAACCCGCGCATCGATGCCCTGCAAACCCGGTTCAAAACCGCCCTCCAAACCGCCAGCCCCGACTTCCAAGACGAATACGGCTATCCCAAAGACGCCCCCGGCCAGGCCGATATGAGTTTGGCCACCCACTGGGTCGGCCAGGAATTCGACTGTCTGGCCTACACACTGGAAATGCCGTTTATCGACAACCACAACCTGCCCGACGACGATTTCGGCTGGAACGGCCAACGCTCCCTTCGCCTGGGCGAAGCCATGCTGTCCGCCATCTGGGCCGTCCTGCCGGATTTGCGCTGA
- a CDS encoding helix-turn-helix transcriptional regulator yields the protein MTNHQQIQQLLKDCIPIFTVLSDENRHKILHLLLENGAMNVGTLTENLHLSRPAVSHHLKIMLQAGAVSVTTGGQRAVLCR from the coding sequence ATGACCAATCACCAGCAAATACAGCAGCTGCTCAAAGACTGCATTCCGATTTTTACAGTGCTGTCTGATGAAAACCGCCACAAAATCCTGCATTTATTGCTTGAAAATGGAGCGATGAATGTCGGCACGCTCACCGAAAATCTGCACCTGTCTCGACCTGCGGTATCGCATCATTTAAAAATCATGTTGCAGGCGGGGGCGGTGTCGGTTACTACAGGTGGGCAAAGAGCGGTTTTATGCCGTTGA
- a CDS encoding DMT family transporter — protein MNLLPYIALSILGGLIIPLQLAMVNAFRQSTHASQLQATFYLYLGGAVASLVLSLAVSGSIKPPQVQNAQWWMWLTGFLGSFYILFMFIAAPKIGAANTLLWVFLGQMLFATLLSATGWFGLPVQKINWLKLCGLGLVFVGGLLMIYAETR, from the coding sequence ATGAACCTGTTGCCTTATATTGCATTGAGTATCTTGGGCGGGTTGATTATTCCCTTGCAGTTGGCGATGGTGAACGCATTTCGTCAAAGTACGCACGCCAGCCAGCTGCAAGCCACTTTTTATCTGTATCTGGGCGGTGCGGTCGCCTCGCTGGTGCTGTCGCTGGCAGTCAGTGGCAGTATCAAACCGCCACAGGTGCAAAATGCCCAGTGGTGGATGTGGCTGACGGGATTTTTGGGCAGTTTTTATATTCTGTTTATGTTTATCGCTGCTCCCAAAATTGGTGCTGCCAACACTTTGCTGTGGGTGTTTTTGGGGCAGATGTTGTTTGCCACACTGCTTTCGGCAACTGGCTGGTTTGGTTTGCCTGTACAAAAGATAAATTGGCTCAAACTGTGCGGTTTGGGGCTGGTATTTGTTGGGGGTTTGCTGATGATTTATGCGGAAACTCGATAG
- a CDS encoding NADH:flavin oxidoreductase/NADH oxidase family protein: protein MKNHSSGTFMLFQPFTFANGKTAKNRFFKSAMEEHLADGSRPSQALVNLYRTWAKGGAGVLVTGNVMVSASGRGSPHDVLVSDDSNLAVLGSWAAAAKENQTLAIMQINHAGKQSPKTVNRTPLAPSAVPLVGMDGFINPPRALRHAEIAGLITDFVRTAQIAEQAGFDGVQIHAAHGYLISQFLSPHHNRRDDEYGGSLENRMRFLLAVYQGIRAAVSPEFLVGVKLNSADFQKGGFDETESVQVVKTLSDLGIDFIEISGGNYESPAMLANKDSSKKREAFFLDYAKKARAVSRVPLIITGGFRSQAAMTAALDSGNLDFVGIARPFALIPDLPKQMANGSYQTLATDRIKTGIAAIDHKIGSVLEMNWYMTQMQLISQGRQPNPKLSAWRVLAKTLWDNGKAGLSTGRS from the coding sequence TTGAAAAATCATTCATCAGGAACTTTTATGCTATTTCAACCCTTTACCTTTGCCAATGGCAAAACCGCCAAAAACCGCTTTTTTAAATCGGCGATGGAGGAACATTTGGCAGACGGCAGTCGCCCCAGTCAGGCATTGGTTAATTTATACCGCACTTGGGCAAAAGGCGGAGCAGGCGTACTGGTAACGGGCAATGTGATGGTCTCGGCAAGTGGCAGAGGCTCGCCACATGATGTGCTGGTGAGCGACGACAGCAATTTGGCGGTGCTGGGCAGTTGGGCGGCAGCTGCCAAAGAAAATCAGACGCTTGCCATCATGCAGATTAACCATGCAGGCAAGCAGTCGCCAAAAACGGTGAATCGCACGCCGCTTGCCCCCAGTGCCGTACCGCTTGTCGGTATGGACGGCTTTATCAATCCGCCCAGAGCCTTACGCCATGCAGAAATAGCAGGGTTGATTACTGACTTTGTCCGCACGGCACAGATTGCCGAGCAGGCAGGGTTTGACGGTGTGCAAATTCATGCGGCTCATGGTTATCTGATTAGCCAGTTTTTATCGCCACACCACAACCGCCGTGATGATGAATATGGCGGCAGTCTTGAAAACCGTATGCGGTTTTTGCTTGCCGTGTATCAAGGCATTCGTGCGGCGGTGTCGCCTGAATTTTTGGTGGGGGTGAAATTAAATTCTGCCGATTTTCAAAAGGGTGGTTTTGATGAAACTGAGTCGGTGCAGGTGGTCAAAACGCTGTCTGATTTGGGCATTGATTTTATTGAAATTTCAGGCGGCAATTATGAAAGCCCCGCCATGCTTGCCAATAAGGACAGCAGCAAAAAACGCGAAGCCTTTTTCCTAGATTATGCCAAAAAAGCTCGTGCTGTCAGCCGTGTGCCGCTTATTATCACTGGTGGATTTCGCTCGCAGGCGGCGATGACGGCGGCGTTGGACAGTGGTAATTTGGATTTTGTCGGCATTGCCCGTCCGTTTGCACTGATACCTGATTTGCCCAAACAGATGGCAAATGGCAGTTATCAAACCCTTGCCACCGACCGCATCAAAACCGGGATTGCCGCCATTGATCACAAAATCGGTTCGGTGCTTGAGATGAATTGGTATATGACGCAAATGCAGCTTATCAGCCAAGGCAGACAGCCCAATCCCAAACTCTCGGCTTGGCGGGTGCTGGCAAAAACGCTGTGGGACAATGGCAAAGCAGGGCTGTCTACGGGTAGAAGCTGA
- a CDS encoding zinc-dependent alcohol dehydrogenase family protein, whose protein sequence is MKAMVYYGAGDIRLAEKPKPQIIDPADAVVKIVKTTICGTDLGIWKGKNPEVEAGRILGHEGIGIVEEVGSGVKNIKKGDKVIISCVSKCCSCDNCKVQLYSHCRNGGWILGYMIDGTQAEYVRTPYADSSLIPLPENVNEEVALLLSDALPTAHEIGVQYGDVKPGDTVFIAGAGPVGMSALLTAQLYSPSILIVCDMDENRLKLAKELGATHTINPASGDVAEQVLAVVGEDGVDVAIEAVGIPATWDMCQDIVKPGGNVAVVGVHGTPVDFKLEKLWIKNLTITTGLVNTNTTEMLMKAVSTSSVDYTKMLTHRFKFSELEKAYDVFKHAAENGAMKVVLEAE, encoded by the coding sequence ATGAAAGCAATGGTTTACTATGGCGCAGGCGACATCCGTCTCGCAGAGAAACCGAAACCGCAAATCATCGATCCCGCCGATGCAGTCGTGAAAATTGTCAAAACTACCATTTGCGGTACCGATTTGGGTATCTGGAAAGGCAAAAACCCCGAAGTTGAAGCAGGGCGTATTCTCGGCCATGAGGGTATCGGCATTGTTGAAGAAGTCGGTTCCGGCGTAAAAAATATTAAAAAAGGCGACAAAGTCATTATTTCCTGTGTGAGCAAATGTTGCAGCTGCGACAACTGCAAAGTGCAGCTTTATTCTCACTGCCGTAACGGCGGCTGGATTCTCGGCTATATGATTGACGGCACGCAGGCAGAATATGTGCGTACACCCTATGCCGACAGCAGCCTGATTCCGCTGCCGGAAAATGTGAACGAAGAAGTCGCGCTGCTGTTGTCCGATGCCTTGCCCACGGCGCACGAAATCGGCGTGCAGTACGGCGATGTAAAACCGGGCGATACGGTCTTTATCGCCGGAGCAGGCCCCGTCGGTATGTCGGCGCTGCTGACCGCGCAACTGTACAGCCCCTCTATCCTGATTGTGTGCGATATGGACGAAAACCGCCTGAAACTGGCAAAAGAGCTGGGTGCCACCCACACCATCAATCCCGCTTCCGGCGATGTGGCCGAACAAGTTTTAGCAGTTGTGGGAGAAGACGGCGTCGATGTAGCCATCGAGGCGGTGGGCATTCCCGCCACTTGGGATATGTGTCAGGACATCGTCAAACCCGGCGGCAATGTGGCCGTTGTGGGCGTGCACGGTACGCCGGTAGATTTCAAGCTGGAAAAATTGTGGATCAAAAACCTCACCATCACCACCGGTTTGGTCAATACCAATACTACGGAGATGCTGATGAAAGCAGTTTCCACCAGCTCCGTGGATTACACCAAAATGCTTACGCACCGCTTCAAATTCAGCGAACTGGAAAAAGCCTATGATGTGTTTAAACACGCGGCGGAAAACGGAGCGATGAAAGTGGTGTTGGAAGCGGAATAA
- the gshA gene encoding glutamate--cysteine ligase: MSLPVMSGAYLAQLKVFEKTILSNQTKIEAWFRRQWAVHRPPFYGSVDIRNAGYKMASIDMNLFPGGFNNLNPNFIQLAAHAAQNAVERACPQAKSVLIVPENHTRNTFYLQNVYALSNILRTAGFEVRLGSLNPEITEPTELETASGDKVLLEPLQRTRERVHLADGFSPCLVLLNNDLSGGVPEILQGIAQTVLPPLHGGWTTRRKTAHFAAYDRVAAEFAELLDIDVWQINPYFEQIGGLDFQEREGEDALAAAVERMLAKIQAKYDEKGITDQPFVIVKADAGTYGMGVMSVKSADEVRGLNRKNRNKMAKVKEGLAVSEVIVQEGIYTYETLDGAVSEPVVYMMDRFVVGGFFRVHEGRANDENLNAGGMVFVPLNQAIPVAGAEEGGEERCKRVFAQWNSLGVPQTDADNPDCECNRLYVYGVMARLSLLAAALELEAAAE, encoded by the coding sequence ATGTCGCTGCCTGTGATGTCCGGCGCTTATTTGGCGCAACTGAAAGTATTTGAAAAAACCATTTTAAGCAACCAAACCAAAATCGAGGCGTGGTTCCGCCGTCAGTGGGCGGTGCACAGACCGCCGTTTTACGGTTCGGTCGATATCCGCAATGCCGGCTACAAAATGGCTTCCATCGATATGAACCTGTTTCCGGGCGGCTTCAATAATCTGAATCCGAACTTTATCCAACTGGCGGCGCACGCGGCGCAAAACGCGGTTGAGCGCGCCTGTCCGCAGGCCAAGTCGGTGCTGATTGTGCCGGAAAACCACACACGCAATACGTTTTATCTGCAAAATGTGTATGCGCTGAGCAATATTCTGCGTACGGCCGGTTTTGAAGTGCGTTTGGGCAGTCTGAATCCCGAGATTACGGAACCGACAGAGCTGGAAACGGCATCGGGCGACAAGGTTCTGCTCGAACCGTTGCAGCGTACCCGCGAGCGGGTGCATTTGGCCGACGGTTTTTCGCCCTGTCTGGTTTTGCTGAACAACGATTTGTCGGGCGGGGTGCCGGAAATTTTGCAGGGCATTGCCCAAACGGTACTGCCGCCGCTGCACGGCGGTTGGACGACCCGCCGAAAAACCGCTCATTTTGCCGCTTACGACCGCGTGGCGGCCGAATTTGCCGAACTGTTGGACATCGATGTCTGGCAGATTAATCCCTATTTCGAGCAAATCGGCGGTTTGGATTTTCAGGAACGCGAAGGGGAAGATGCGCTGGCCGCTGCGGTGGAGCGGATGCTGGCGAAAATTCAGGCCAAATATGATGAAAAGGGAATTACCGATCAGCCGTTTGTGATTGTCAAAGCCGATGCGGGCACATACGGCATGGGCGTGATGAGTGTGAAATCTGCCGACGAAGTACGCGGGCTGAACCGTAAAAACCGCAACAAAATGGCGAAGGTCAAGGAAGGGCTGGCAGTCAGCGAAGTGATTGTTCAGGAAGGAATTTATACTTATGAAACACTGGACGGTGCGGTGTCCGAACCGGTGGTCTATATGATGGACCGTTTTGTGGTCGGCGGTTTTTTCCGCGTACACGAGGGACGCGCCAATGATGAGAATCTGAATGCGGGCGGCATGGTGTTTGTGCCGCTCAATCAGGCAATTCCGGTGGCGGGTGCGGAAGAGGGCGGTGAGGAGCGGTGCAAACGTGTGTTTGCCCAATGGAACTCGCTCGGTGTACCGCAAACTGATGCCGATAATCCCGATTGCGAATGCAACCGGCTTTATGTGTACGGCGTGATGGCACGCCTGTCTCTCTTGGCCGCCGCGCTGGAATTGGAAGCGGCGGCAGAATAG
- the leuC gene encoding 3-isopropylmalate dehydratase large subunit yields the protein MKPQTLYDKLWNSHVVREEEDGTVLLYIDRHLVHEVTSPQAFEGLKMAGRKLWRIDSVVSTADHNTPTNDWDKGIQDPISKLQVDTLDDNIKTFGALAYFPFKDKGQGIVHVMGPEQGATLPGMTVVCGDSHTSTHGAFGALAHGIGTSEVEHTMATQCITAKKSKAMLIKVNGRLKPGVTAKDVALYIIGQIGTAGGTGYAIEFGGEAIQNLSMEGRMTLCNMAIEAGARSGLVAVDQTTIDYVKDRPLAPKGADWDKAVAYWRTLVSDDGAVFDQVYEFDAAAIEPQVTWGTSPEMVLDINGRVPNPAAENDPVKRGGMERALAYMGLTADTPLNEIPVDVVFIGSCTNSRIEDLREAAAVAKGRRKADNVSRVLVVPGSGLVKEQAEREGLDKIFTDAGFEWREPGCSMCLAMNADRLDPQERCASTSNRNFEGRQGNGGRTHLVSPSMAAAAAVSGRFTDVRKLPQSAAV from the coding sequence ATCAAACCGCAAACCCTCTACGACAAACTCTGGAACAGCCACGTCGTACGCGAAGAAGAAGACGGCACCGTCCTGCTCTATATCGACCGCCATCTGGTACACGAAGTTACCAGCCCGCAGGCATTTGAGGGACTGAAAATGGCCGGACGCAAACTGTGGCGCATCGACAGCGTGGTGTCTACTGCCGACCACAATACCCCCACCAATGATTGGGACAAAGGCATCCAAGACCCGATTTCCAAATTACAGGTCGATACTTTGGACGACAACATCAAAACATTCGGTGCGCTGGCCTACTTCCCCTTTAAAGACAAAGGGCAAGGCATTGTGCATGTCATGGGGCCGGAACAGGGTGCCACCCTGCCGGGCATGACGGTTGTCTGCGGCGATTCGCACACCTCCACCCACGGTGCGTTCGGCGCACTGGCACACGGCATCGGCACGTCCGAAGTCGAACACACGATGGCCACCCAGTGCATCACCGCCAAAAAATCCAAAGCCATGCTGATTAAAGTAAACGGCCGTCTGAAACCGGGTGTAACCGCCAAAGATGTGGCTTTATACATCATCGGCCAAATCGGCACCGCCGGCGGCACCGGTTATGCCATTGAGTTTGGCGGTGAAGCGATTCAAAACCTCTCGATGGAAGGCCGCATGACCCTGTGCAATATGGCCATCGAAGCGGGCGCGCGCAGCGGCTTGGTGGCGGTCGATCAAACCACCATCGATTATGTCAAAGACAGACCCCTAGCCCCCAAAGGTGCGGACTGGGATAAAGCCGTGGCCTATTGGCGCACACTGGTTTCCGACGACGGTGCGGTTTTCGACCAAGTATATGAATTTGACGCCGCCGCCATCGAACCGCAGGTAACATGGGGGACTTCCCCCGAAATGGTGCTCGACATCAACGGCAGAGTGCCCAATCCCGCTGCCGAAAATGATCCCGTCAAACGCGGCGGCATGGAGCGCGCCTTGGCCTATATGGGTCTGACGGCCGACACGCCGCTGAACGAAATCCCCGTCGATGTCGTCTTTATCGGCTCCTGCACCAACAGCCGCATTGAGGATCTGCGCGAAGCGGCCGCCGTCGCCAAAGGCCGCCGCAAAGCCGACAACGTCAGCCGCGTACTGGTTGTGCCGGGTTCCGGCTTGGTTAAAGAACAGGCAGAACGCGAGGGCTTGGACAAAATCTTTACCGATGCAGGCTTTGAATGGCGCGAGCCGGGCTGCTCGATGTGCCTGGCCATGAATGCCGACCGCCTGGATCCGCAGGAACGTTGCGCTTCTACCTCAAACCGCAACTTTGAAGGCCGTCAGGGCAACGGCGGGCGTACCCACTTGGTCAGCCCGTCCATGGCCGCCGCCGCCGCCGTTTCCGGCCGCTTTACCGATGTCCGCAAACTGCCGCAATCCGCGGCCGTCTGA
- the leuD gene encoding 3-isopropylmalate dehydratase small subunit codes for MKAFTQLHALVAPLDRANVDTDAIIPKQFLKSIKRSGFGPNAFDEWRYLDHGEPGMDNSKRPLNPDFPLNQARYQGAQILLTRKNFGCGSSREHAPWALDDYGFRAVIAPSFADIFFNNCYKNGLLPIVLSEEVVDQLFRETEATEGYRLNIDLEKQTVTTPGGEAFAFDITEHRKHCLLNGLDEIGLTLQHADAIKAFEAKHQAAQPWLFQS; via the coding sequence ATGAAAGCCTTCACCCAACTGCACGCCCTCGTTGCCCCGCTCGACCGTGCCAACGTCGATACCGATGCCATCATCCCCAAGCAATTTCTCAAATCCATCAAACGCAGCGGTTTCGGCCCGAATGCTTTTGACGAATGGCGTTACCTCGATCACGGCGAACCGGGCATGGACAACAGCAAACGCCCGCTCAATCCCGATTTTCCGCTCAACCAAGCCCGTTATCAGGGTGCGCAGATTCTGCTCACGCGCAAAAATTTCGGCTGCGGCTCTTCCCGCGAACACGCCCCCTGGGCCTTGGACGACTACGGTTTCCGTGCCGTCATCGCGCCGAGTTTTGCCGATATTTTCTTCAACAACTGCTATAAAAACGGCCTGCTGCCGATTGTGTTGAGCGAAGAAGTTGTCGACCAACTGTTCCGCGAAACCGAGGCCACCGAAGGCTACCGTCTGAATATCGACTTGGAAAAACAAACCGTTACCACCCCTGGCGGCGAAGCGTTTGCGTTCGACATCACCGAACACCGCAAACACTGCCTGCTCAACGGGCTGGACGAAATCGGCCTGACCTTGCAGCACGCCGATGCCATCAAAGCTTTTGAAGCCAAGCACCAAGCCGCACAACCGTGGCTGTTCCAATCCTGA
- a CDS encoding aldo/keto reductase family oxidoreductase — MNAATTPPDLGRLSHGHWRTARWGLSDHAYTRLIEAVIETGITTFDHADCYGRYTTEAAFGRAFRPLADMRDRLKIVSKCGILFPNDTLPGITHKHYDNTREHIIASAERSVTNLNCGYLDLLLIHRPSPCADPEAIAAAFDYLHQNGTVRHFGVSNYSAAKFSMLQSYVRQPLVTNQIELSLWHTPSFSDGLLDFLLEKRVKPMAWSPLGGGKLFDTADETGARIRQTLYEVGEAYGETRPDTLAYAWLLNHPAGIMPVVGSGKIEHIRNAVDALNIRFSEAEWIKLYSAAIGHDVP; from the coding sequence ATGAACGCCGCAACCACACCTCCCGACCTCGGCCGCCTGAGCCACGGCCACTGGCGCACCGCCCGCTGGGGATTGAGCGACCATGCCTACACCCGCCTGATTGAAGCCGTTATCGAAACGGGCATCACCACTTTCGACCATGCCGACTGCTACGGCCGCTACACCACAGAAGCCGCCTTCGGCCGTGCTTTCCGCCCGCTGGCCGATATGCGGGACCGGCTGAAAATCGTCAGCAAATGCGGCATTCTGTTTCCCAACGACACCCTGCCCGGCATTACCCATAAACACTACGACAACACCCGCGAACACATCATCGCTTCGGCCGAACGCTCCGTCACCAACCTGAACTGCGGCTATCTCGATCTGCTGCTCATCCACCGCCCGTCCCCCTGCGCCGACCCGGAAGCCATCGCAGCCGCGTTCGATTATCTGCACCAAAACGGCACGGTGCGCCACTTCGGCGTTTCCAATTACAGCGCGGCCAAATTCAGCATGTTGCAGTCTTATGTCCGCCAACCGCTGGTTACCAACCAAATCGAACTGTCGCTGTGGCACACACCGTCGTTTTCAGACGGCCTGCTGGATTTCCTGCTGGAAAAACGGGTCAAACCGATGGCTTGGTCGCCGCTGGGCGGCGGCAAACTGTTCGATACCGCCGATGAAACCGGCGCACGTATCCGCCAAACCCTGTACGAAGTCGGTGAAGCGTACGGCGAGACACGCCCCGACACACTGGCTTATGCCTGGCTGCTCAACCACCCCGCAGGCATTATGCCCGTTGTCGGCAGCGGCAAAATCGAACATATCCGCAACGCCGTCGATGCGCTCAATATCCGTTTCAGCGAAGCCGAATGGATCAAGCTGTACAGTGCCGCCATCGGGCACGATGTGCCATAA
- a CDS encoding antibiotic biosynthesis monooxygenase: MINEFARLNVRPGQTGEFETAFTQAAGIIRKMPGFIRLNLHRHHDEAGIYLLHVQWQNIESHRNGFRESPEYRQWRALLHHFYDPFPVVEYFETILTAD; the protein is encoded by the coding sequence ATGATAAACGAATTTGCACGCTTAAATGTCCGCCCCGGCCAAACCGGCGAATTTGAAACCGCTTTTACCCAAGCAGCCGGCATCATCAGAAAAATGCCCGGCTTTATCCGCCTGAATCTGCACCGCCATCATGACGAAGCCGGTATTTATCTGCTGCATGTCCAATGGCAAAACATTGAATCCCACCGCAACGGTTTCCGGGAATCTCCCGAATACCGACAATGGCGGGCACTCCTGCACCACTTTTACGACCCTTTCCCTGTTGTCGAATATTTTGAAACCATTCTGACTGCCGACTGA